Proteins from one Streptosporangium becharense genomic window:
- a CDS encoding helix-turn-helix transcriptional regulator produces MATAKPRGTLTLAEICEELQISRSTFYDWRTKGRAPRCLKLPNGDLRIRRADFEQWLNTLENAA; encoded by the coding sequence ATGGCCACGGCCAAGCCACGCGGGACGCTCACCCTCGCCGAGATCTGCGAGGAACTCCAGATCTCCCGATCCACCTTCTACGACTGGCGGACCAAGGGGCGTGCCCCGCGCTGCCTGAAGCTTCCCAATGGGGACCTCCGCATCCGCCGCGCCGACTTCGAGCAGTGGCTCAACACCCTGGAGAACGCCGCCTGA
- a CDS encoding YfjI family protein, translated as MSAEIVPWPDEQPAAPRTWETPLPLGARPALPVFPAHVFPSWLADFVTALATETQTPPDLPGCIALAAISTAAGGRALVTVRGTWAEPVNIYTVVAMPPGSRKSPVFRAIVGPLLAAEKLLQEQIKPQITEARIAQKVAQEAAEKATHKATTARGEAMPAALAEAQSAALAVDGITVPVEPRLVSDDATPETATTLLTEQGGRLAVLSAEGGIFATLAGRYSGTPNLDLFLKGHAGDLLIVDRRDRRERVDNPALTLGLAVQPEIITEIAKSPGFRGKGLLGRILYSLPASNVGYREIEPDPIPELVTAVYAANLERLVLTMHGWTDPARLILSPEAAELFAKQRRHTEPRLRPETGDLGHIADWAAKFDGAVARIAGLLHLASHIDDGWRHPIDGPTMAAAMELGAYFTAHALAAFDAMGADPDQEAARTVHEWLTRTRPERFTRREAHRAMQRRFKKAADLDPALDLLEHLGWIRREPDLPGMRGNPSPRYAVHPDLCQPTA; from the coding sequence ATGAGCGCCGAGATCGTGCCCTGGCCCGACGAGCAGCCCGCCGCGCCGCGCACCTGGGAGACCCCCCTCCCACTCGGTGCGCGGCCCGCACTGCCCGTCTTCCCCGCGCACGTCTTCCCGAGCTGGCTGGCCGACTTCGTGACCGCACTGGCCACCGAGACCCAGACCCCACCAGACCTGCCCGGCTGCATCGCCCTGGCCGCCATCTCCACCGCCGCCGGCGGACGCGCCCTGGTCACCGTACGCGGCACCTGGGCCGAGCCGGTCAACATCTACACCGTGGTGGCCATGCCGCCCGGCTCCCGCAAGTCCCCGGTGTTCCGCGCGATCGTCGGCCCGCTGCTGGCCGCCGAGAAACTCCTCCAGGAGCAGATCAAACCGCAGATCACCGAAGCCCGCATCGCGCAGAAGGTCGCCCAGGAAGCCGCGGAGAAGGCCACCCACAAGGCCACCACCGCCCGCGGGGAAGCCATGCCCGCCGCGCTGGCCGAAGCCCAAAGCGCCGCCCTGGCCGTGGACGGCATCACCGTCCCGGTAGAGCCCCGCCTGGTGTCCGACGACGCCACCCCCGAGACCGCCACCACTCTGCTCACCGAGCAGGGCGGACGGCTCGCGGTGCTGTCGGCCGAAGGCGGGATCTTCGCCACGCTGGCCGGCCGCTACTCCGGCACCCCGAACCTGGACCTGTTCCTCAAGGGCCACGCCGGAGACCTGCTCATCGTGGACCGCCGCGACCGCCGCGAACGCGTCGACAACCCCGCGCTCACGCTCGGACTCGCCGTCCAACCCGAAATCATTACCGAGATCGCCAAGTCCCCGGGGTTCCGCGGCAAGGGACTGCTGGGCCGCATCCTCTACAGCCTGCCCGCCTCCAACGTCGGCTACCGCGAGATCGAGCCGGACCCGATTCCGGAGCTGGTGACCGCGGTCTACGCCGCGAACCTGGAACGGCTCGTGCTGACCATGCACGGCTGGACCGACCCCGCCCGGCTCATCCTGTCCCCGGAAGCCGCCGAGCTGTTCGCGAAGCAGCGCCGCCACACCGAACCCCGGTTACGGCCCGAGACCGGCGATCTCGGGCACATCGCCGACTGGGCCGCCAAGTTCGACGGCGCCGTTGCCCGCATCGCCGGACTACTGCACCTGGCCAGCCACATCGACGACGGCTGGCGCCACCCCATCGACGGCCCCACCATGGCCGCCGCCATGGAGCTGGGCGCCTACTTCACCGCCCACGCGCTGGCCGCCTTCGACGCCATGGGCGCCGACCCCGACCAGGAAGCCGCCCGCACCGTTCACGAATGGCTCACCCGAACCCGACCCGAGCGCTTCACCCGTCGTGAGGCCCACCGCGCGATGCAACGCCGCTTCAAGAAGGCCGCCGACCTCGATCCGGCTCTCGACCTGTTGGAACACCTCGGCTGGATTCGCCGAGAGCCCGACCTGCCCGGCATGCGCGGCAACCCCTCGCCGCGCTACGCCGTCCACCCCGACTTGTGCCAGCCCACCGCCTGA
- a CDS encoding tyrosine-type recombinase/integrase, with amino-acid sequence MKDITYDVRVYKTEVYKGTKVTTYTVRWKTASKPRRKAFRTSAQAESFRSDLVSAARKGEAFSLATGLPISWKRKETALTWYGFALAYADAKWPYASPNHRRGIAEALTDATEALLSTNAGAPKREEIRQALRSWAFSARIRDSAEPPEELRSVVQWLERNTVPLAELAEENRGPALVRGILDRISKTKEEKPAAANTANRKRMVLNNAMEYACEIRALPVNPLKSVKWTKPKTLTTVDRRVVVNAEQARRLLMAVRRQGQRGARMAAFFGCMYYAALRPEEVVDLRADHLVSLPEEGWGEMLLTNAEPRSGTQWTDSGKSRQRRQLKHRAQGDTRPVPVHPELVTLLRRHLEEFGTAPDGRVFVGPRGGAMTDRAYLKVFHQARAEAFTEREAASPLASVPYALRHAAVSTWLNAGVPAPQVAEWAGHSVDVLLRVYAKCIDGQDADAKRRILDATRRPAETAPDAPETSARIQHGQP; translated from the coding sequence ATGAAGGACATCACCTACGACGTCCGCGTCTACAAGACCGAGGTCTACAAGGGCACGAAGGTCACGACCTACACCGTTCGATGGAAGACCGCGAGTAAGCCGCGGCGAAAAGCGTTCCGGACCAGCGCGCAGGCGGAGTCCTTCCGGTCGGATCTGGTGTCCGCCGCCCGCAAGGGTGAGGCGTTCAGCCTGGCGACGGGACTTCCGATTTCGTGGAAGCGGAAAGAGACCGCGCTCACCTGGTACGGCTTCGCGCTGGCCTATGCGGACGCGAAATGGCCGTACGCGTCCCCGAACCACCGCCGGGGAATCGCGGAAGCCCTGACCGACGCGACGGAAGCCCTGCTCTCGACGAACGCCGGAGCACCCAAGCGAGAAGAGATCCGGCAGGCGCTCCGGAGCTGGGCGTTCAGCGCCCGTATCCGCGACAGCGCCGAACCTCCGGAGGAGCTGCGATCCGTCGTGCAGTGGCTTGAGCGCAACACGGTTCCCCTCGCGGAGCTGGCCGAGGAGAACCGTGGCCCGGCACTCGTACGCGGCATCCTCGACAGGATCAGCAAGACGAAGGAGGAGAAGCCGGCCGCGGCGAACACGGCCAACCGCAAGCGCATGGTCCTGAACAACGCGATGGAGTACGCCTGCGAGATCCGCGCCCTTCCGGTGAACCCGCTCAAGAGTGTGAAGTGGACCAAGCCGAAGACGCTCACCACCGTGGACCGGCGCGTCGTGGTGAACGCCGAGCAGGCTCGCCGCCTGCTCATGGCCGTCCGCAGGCAGGGACAGCGGGGGGCGCGCATGGCGGCGTTCTTCGGCTGCATGTACTACGCCGCTCTCCGGCCCGAGGAGGTCGTAGACCTCCGTGCGGACCACCTGGTCAGCCTCCCGGAGGAGGGATGGGGGGAAATGCTGCTGACCAACGCTGAGCCGCGCTCCGGCACTCAGTGGACCGACAGCGGGAAGTCTCGCCAGCGCCGCCAGCTCAAGCACCGGGCGCAGGGAGACACCCGCCCCGTGCCGGTCCATCCCGAGCTGGTGACCCTTCTCCGGAGGCACCTGGAGGAGTTCGGCACGGCCCCGGACGGGCGGGTGTTCGTCGGCCCGCGCGGCGGAGCCATGACGGACCGCGCCTACCTCAAGGTGTTCCACCAGGCTCGTGCGGAGGCGTTCACCGAGCGGGAGGCCGCTTCCCCACTGGCCAGCGTGCCGTACGCCCTCCGGCACGCCGCCGTGTCCACATGGCTCAATGCCGGCGTCCCGGCTCCCCAGGTGGCGGAGTGGGCGGGGCACAGCGTGGACGTGCTCCTCCGCGTCTACGCCAAGTGCATCGACGGGCAGGACGCCGACGCCAAGCGCCGCATCTTGGACGCGACCAGACGGCCTGCGGAGACCGCTCCGGACGCCCCGGAAACTTCAGCACGTATTCAGCACGGGCAACCGTAG